The Salvelinus fontinalis isolate EN_2023a chromosome 31, ASM2944872v1, whole genome shotgun sequence genome has a window encoding:
- the LOC129830201 gene encoding serine/threonine-protein kinase 35-like, which yields MDICNGIRRKIRTPRSLRAFKRLVEAQNAKMKTKREVKQEVVKVLRALVVGNNNEDIDVPMEEDCFSMNFSKNENLEHAIVMAPRYNLLREVGRGSYGVVFEAIALRTGARVAVKKLQCNAPENVELALAEFWALASLETKHENVVQLEECVLQRNGMAQKMSHGNKRSKQYLRLVETSLKGERILGYPEEPCYLWFVMEFCEGGDLNQYILSRRPDPRTNKSFMRQLTSAVAFLHKNNIVHRDLKPDNILISQKSGFPVLKVADFGLSKVCAGFGAGGNDGDEHPTAGGGDGSNNKNVNKFWLSSTCGSDFFMAPEVWEGHYTAKADIFALGIIIWAMLERITFIDAESKRELLGTYVRQGSEIVPVGEALLGNPKMVLHIPQKTRSTMSEEVKKLLQDMLAVNPQDRPDAFQLEERVDQVTRAA from the exons ATGGATATATGCAACGGGATAAGGCGAAAGATAAGAACCCCAAGAAGTCTGCGGGCTTTCAAAAGGCTGGTTGAAGCACAGAACGCCAAAATGAAGACGAAACGGGAGGTAAAACAAGAGGTGGTCAAAGTCTTGAGGGCGCTGGTGGTAGGGAACAACAACGAAGACATCGATGTCCCTATGGAGGAGGACTGTTTCTCAATGAACTTTTCCAAGAACGAGAACCTGGAGCATGCTATAGTAATGGCACCACGATACAATCTGTTGCGGGAGGTGGGAAGGGGCAGCTATGGGGTAGTGTTCGAGGCAATTGCGCTGAGGACTGGGGCAAGGGTAGCGGTTAAAAAACTGCAGTGCAACGCTCCCGAAAATGTGGAACTCGCTCTGGCCGAATTCTGGGCCTTGGCAAGCCTGGAGACGAAACACGAGAATGTGGTGCAGCTCGAGGAATGTGTGCTACAAAGGAATGGCATGGCCCAGAAAAtgagtcatggaaataaaaggtCCAAACAATACCTGCGGTTGGTGGAGACTTCATTaaaag GTGAGCGGATTCTGGGCTACCCAGAGGAGCCGTGCTACCTGTGGTTCGTCATGGAGTTCTGCGAGGGCGGGGACCTCAACCAGTACATCCTGTCACGGCGGCCTGACCCGCGCACCAACAAGAGCTTCATGCGTCAGCTGACTAGCGCCGTGGCCTTCCTGCACAAGAACAACATTGTGCACCGCGACCTCAAGCCCGATAACATCCTCATCTCCCAGAAGTCGGGCTTTCCTGTACTCAAAGTGGCCGACTTCGGCCTAAGCAAGGTCTGCGCTGGCTTTGGCGCCGGTGGCAACGATGGCGATGAGCACCCCACAGCTGGTGGCGGGGACGGCAGCAACAACAAGAACGTGAACAAGTTCTGGCTGTCGTCGACTTGCGGCTCGGACTTCTTCATGGCGCCCGAGGTGTGGGAGGGCCATTACACGGCCAAGGCTGACATCTTCGCCCTGGGCATTATCATCTGGGCCATGCTGGAGCGGATCACCTTCATTGACGCAGAGTCGAAGCGCGAGCTGCTAGGCACCTATGTGCGGCAGGGCAGCGAGATCGTGCCAGTGGGCGAGGCGCTGCTGGGAAACCCCAAGATGGTCCTCCACATCCCGCAGAAGACACGCAGCACCATGTCGGAGGAGGTGAAGAAGCTGCTGCAGGACATGCTGGCGGTCAACCCCCAGGACCGGCCCGACGCCTTCCAGCTGGAGGAGCGGGTGGACCAAGTCACGCGTGCTGCGTGA